From a region of the Paenibacillus sp. R14(2021) genome:
- a CDS encoding folylpolyglutamate synthase/dihydrofolate synthase family protein translates to MSMTNNDNNVQPLATYEEARQWIEGLVSFGIRPGMERIERLMELTGHPERRLKFIHIAGTNGKGSVCAYLTSVLLRCGYDVGTFTSPYITKFTNRFQYNGTDIPEETLLALANRLKPLVEEIADSELGSPSMFEVSTAIAILYYGTVSYPDFVVWETGLGGRMDVTNIVTPIVSVITNVGHDHMDILGDTIEAITTEKAGIIKPGVPVISAVAQPEAAAIIRDTAKAKKSSLYLLGKQFSETALKVSENEQSFRFDGLFRSIDELPITLNGAHQRTNAAVAVMTLEVMRQYYALILEDEDLREGLRSAAWPGRLEMVSQSPRILIDGAHNPEGAQSLALALTETYRYERLHLMVGMLTNKNHRDTLRHILPLVDTLVVTEPDFRKAMPSAELAELVQDLRESAGRSFELIVEPNWRQALERLQTLTEEADLAVVTGTLYLIADVRSQLLYNKDSEKGW, encoded by the coding sequence TCGTCCCGGCATGGAACGGATCGAGAGGCTCATGGAGCTTACGGGGCATCCGGAACGCCGCCTGAAATTTATTCATATCGCTGGCACGAACGGGAAAGGCTCCGTCTGCGCCTATCTGACAAGTGTGCTGCTGCGCTGCGGCTACGATGTGGGGACGTTCACATCCCCCTATATTACGAAATTCACGAACCGCTTCCAATATAACGGTACTGATATTCCAGAAGAGACGCTGCTTGCGCTGGCTAATCGCTTGAAACCGTTGGTTGAAGAAATTGCTGACAGCGAGCTGGGCTCACCTTCCATGTTTGAAGTATCCACTGCGATCGCCATCCTTTATTACGGCACCGTGTCCTATCCAGATTTTGTCGTGTGGGAAACCGGTCTTGGCGGCCGCATGGACGTAACGAACATTGTGACGCCGATTGTTTCGGTCATTACGAACGTCGGTCACGACCATATGGATATTCTCGGCGATACCATCGAAGCCATAACGACAGAGAAGGCCGGAATCATTAAGCCTGGCGTTCCCGTTATTAGCGCGGTTGCTCAGCCTGAAGCTGCGGCAATTATCCGGGATACAGCGAAAGCGAAGAAAAGTTCCCTTTATCTTTTGGGCAAGCAATTCTCGGAGACGGCCCTGAAGGTCAGTGAAAACGAGCAATCCTTCCGGTTTGACGGCTTATTCCGCTCGATTGATGAGCTGCCGATCACGCTGAATGGCGCCCATCAGCGCACGAATGCCGCTGTTGCGGTCATGACGCTTGAGGTGATGCGGCAGTACTATGCGTTAATTCTAGAAGACGAGGACCTTCGTGAAGGCCTGCGCAGCGCGGCATGGCCTGGACGACTCGAGATGGTCAGCCAGTCGCCTCGCATTCTTATCGACGGTGCCCATAATCCTGAAGGTGCGCAATCGCTTGCGTTAGCCTTGACCGAAACGTACCGGTACGAGCGGCTTCATCTCATGGTAGGGATGCTGACGAACAAGAATCATCGTGACACATTGCGGCATATACTACCTCTAGTGGATACGCTTGTCGTGACTGAGCCGGACTTCCGCAAAGCAATGCCGTCTGCCGAGCTGGCGGAGCTTGTTCAAGACCTGCGTGAGTCTGCCGGTCGTTCTTTCGAGCTTATCGTTGAACCGAATTGGAGGCAGGCCCTCGAGCGGCTGCAAACATTGACTGAAGAAGCTGATTTGGCGGTCGTGACAGGTACACTCTATCTGATTGCGGACGTCCGCTCCCAATTGCTTTATAATAAGGATTCTGAAAAAGGTTGGTGA